The genomic segment GGAGGCAAGGTCGCGTCCCAAAGGCGTGTCCGGATCTGGGGTGAGCAGATAGGCGGAAATATGGTCTGGGCTAAGGGCGAGGTAGTAGTCGAGGTTGCGGCGAATACTGTCCACGTCTTGTCCAGGCAGCCCATAGATCAGGTCCAGGGAGAGATTGCCGAATCCATATTCGCGGCAAAGCCTGATCTGGGCGGGAATCCGGTCTGAGCGGTGGCGCCGGCCCAGCCAGGCCAGGTCTTTGTCATCCATGCTCTGCAAGCCGATGGAAAGCCGGTTCGCGGGTGTTTCACCAAGTTTTTGCAGGTAGGGTGCAGTGATCTGGATGGGATTTATCTCCAGGGTGACCTCGGCCTCCTGAGCCAAGTCGAACAGGCCGCAAAGGGATTTGATCTGATCCGCTTCCAACAGCGAAGGCGTGCCACCACCAAAGTAGAGGGTCCGCGCCTGTTTCAGAGCGGGATTGCGTTGCTGCCAGAGGTCGATCTCGCGCCGCAGATAACCAAGGTATTCCTCCTGGGCGGAGCGGGAAAAAGGACGACTGAAAAAGCTGCAATAGCCGCAGCGGGCCAGGCAAAAGGGGATATGCAGATAGACGGCCACCCCGCGACCATCGCGGAGAGCCGCATCAGAAAAGGCATCCAGGCTGGGACACATATCCATCCCTCACCCCGGAAGCTGGATTATCCGGAGGCTTTGGCCTTTTTGGGCGTTTTGGCTAAGCGGAACATCCGGTCCCAGCGGACGTGGGGTGTGTCGAAGAGTTTGTTGTATTCGATGCCTTTGGAGAAGAAGATCAGCCAGGGTGTGCCGGTGATGTCCTTGCGGTCAAGAAATCCCCAGTAGCGGCTGTCATCGCTCACGTCACGGTTGTCGCCCATCACGAAATACTTGCCCTCGGGCACCTTGATGGGGCCAAACCAGTCGCGGTTGTAGATTGTGCGGGCGGGGATTCCTTTGAGGCTGTCGGCC from the Candidatus Cloacimonadota bacterium genome contains:
- the hemW gene encoding radical SAM family heme chaperone HemW — encoded protein: MCPSLDAFSDAALRDGRGVAVYLHIPFCLARCGYCSFFSRPFSRSAQEEYLGYLRREIDLWQQRNPALKQARTLYFGGGTPSLLEADQIKSLCGLFDLAQEAEVTLEINPIQITAPYLQKLGETPANRLSIGLQSMDDKDLAWLGRRHRSDRIPAQIRLCREYGFGNLSLDLIYGLPGQDVDSIRRNLDYYLALSPDHISAYLLTPDPDTPLGRDLASGAQTPLPDEDDLAAQYDTLRETLIAAGFEHYEISNFCRPGMASRHNLTYWKSKPWLAVGASASGWLPPLRYTNPADLDQYYHNIDTQKMPEEAGECSLEQACADHIMMGLRLLEGLDLNELQSLYQYDLRSAKAAEIAKLSASGLLALEGDRLRLTDTALFVSNAVIGELL